Proteins encoded by one window of Salvia splendens isolate huo1 chromosome 5, SspV2, whole genome shotgun sequence:
- the LOC121802610 gene encoding malate dehydrogenase, mitochondrial-like has translation MTAAILRSALRRSAAASYSSSRGFASSPGQQRKVAILGAAGGIGQPLSLLMKLNPLVSHLSLYDIAGTPGVAADVSHINTRSEVRGYAGDDQLGQALEGSDLVIIPAGVPRKPGMTRDDLFKINAGIVKSLCEAISKYCPHALVNMISNPVNSTVPIAAEVFKKKGVYDERRLFGVTTLDVVRAKTFYAGKANANVADVNVPVIGGHAGITILPLFSQATPSANLSAEEITALTKRTQDGGTEVVEAKAGKGSATLSMAYAGAIFADACLKGLNGVPDVVECSFVQSTVTELPFFASKVRLGKNGVEEVLGLGPMTDFEKQGLEALKPELKSSIEKGIAFANTN, from the exons ATGACGGCCGCGATTTTGAGATCTGCTCTGAGGAGGAGCGCGGCGGCGTCCTACTCCTCGAGCCGTGGCTTCGCTTCATCGCCTGGCCAACAGCGGAAGGTCGCGATTTTGGGCGCTGCCGGTGGTATCGGACAGCCGTTATCGCTTCTGATGAAGCTGAATCCGCTGGTCTCCCACCTCTCTCTCTACGATATCGCCGGAACACCTGGCGTCGCCGCTGACGTTAGCCACATTAACACCAGATCTGAG GTGAGAGGATATGCTGGAGATGATCAGCTAGGGCAAGCTTTGGAAGGTTCAGATCTGGTCATTATTCCAGCTGGTGTGCCGAGAAAGCCCGGCATGACCCGTGATGACCTCTTCAAGATCAATGCCGGCATTGTCAAATCACTTTGTGAGGCAATTTCCAAATATTGCCCCCAT GCTCTTGTGAATATGATAAGCAACCCTGTGAATTCAACGGTTCCAATTGCTGCTGAAGTCTTCAAGAAGAAGGGCGTATATGATGAGAGGAGACTCTTTGGTGTAACAACTCTTGATGTCGTTAGAGCCAAAACGTTCTATGCTGGAAAGGCCAATGCCAATGTTGCTG ATGTTAATGTACCTGTTATTGGTGGTCATGCTGGAATTACTATTCTCCCCTTGTTTTCACAA GCCACACCATCAGCAAATCTTTCAGCTGAAGAAATTACAGCTCTTACTAAAAGAACACAAGATGGTGGGACCGAAGTTGTTGAAGCCAAGGCTGGAAAGGGATCAGCTACACTTTCAATGGC GTATGCTGGCGCTATATTTGCCGATGCTTGCTTAAAAGGACTTAATGGAGTCCCTGATGTGGTGGAATGTTCATTTGTGCAATCAACTGTGACAGAGCTACCTTTCTTTGCGTCAAAg GTGAGACTTGGGAAGAATGGTGTGGAAGAAGTTTTGGGTCTGGGTCCTATGACTGATTTTGAGAAGCAAGGACTGGAAGCTCTAAAGCCTGAGTTGAAGAGTTCGATTGAGAAGGGAATTGCTTTTGCCAATACCAATTAA